The window GGTACCCATGGTCTTCAGGGTTTCGAAGTACTGCAAGGTCATCGTCTTCTGGTCGATGGTGTTGGCGATGCTGTAAATCTTGTCTAACGCCGCCGCAAAACCTTCAGCCCGCAGCAGTTGGGATTGCCGATCGCCTTCCGCACGCAGGATGTTTGCCTGTTTATCACCGTCGGCTTTCAGAATCGCAGCTTGTTTTTCGCCGTCCGCCACGTTGACCGCCGCTTCCCGCTGGCCCAGAGATTCCGTGACTACCGCACGCCGCACACGTTCCGCCGTCATCTGGCGATTCATCGCATCCTGCACTTCGCGCGGCGGGATGATCTCCCGAATTTCGACGTTGGTTACTTTGACGCCCCAACGCTCTGTGACTTCATCCAGCTTCACGCGCAGCGTCTGGTTGATGTGGTCTCGCTGCGAGAGCACGTCATCGAGCGGGATGGCACCGATCACCGAACGCAGCGTGGTCGTGGCCATACCTTGCGCAGCGGTTTCGAAATTACCAACCTGGAGCACACTTTGCTGGGCTTCGACGACCTTGTAATACCAGATGAAGTCGATAGCAATGGGCGCGTTGTCCAACGTGATCGACGTCTGGTGGGGAATCTCGCGCACCTGCTCGCGCAGATCCACTTTAACTCCCTTGTCGATGAACGGGATGAGCAAGACCAAACCCGGACCACGTTCGCCCACGCAGCGGCCCAGGCGAAAAACCACCAGCCGTTCATATTCCTGAACGATGCGAACGGCACTTGCAAAAATGGATATACCGAACAACGCAACGACGCCAACGCC of the Anaerolineales bacterium genome contains:
- a CDS encoding SPFH/Band 7/PHB domain protein; the protein is MGSPWVIYCGVGVVALFGISIFASAVRIVQEYERLVVFRLGRCVGERGPGLVLLIPFIDKGVKVDLREQVREIPHQTSITLDNAPIAIDFIWYYKVVEAQQSVLQVGNFETAAQGMATTTLRSVIGAIPLDDVLSQRDHINQTLRVKLDEVTERWGVKVTNVEIREIIPPREVQDAMNRQMTAERVRRAVVTESLGQREAAVNVADGEKQAAILKADGDKQANILRAEGDRQSQLLRAEGFAAALDKIYSIANTIDQKTMTLQYFETLKTMGTSPATKFIFPMEFTSMLENFRLGKEK